From the genome of Fusobacterium varium, one region includes:
- a CDS encoding YibE/F-like protein, giving the protein MKKFLLLVLMIYSLFSMTVYSQEEYIKGKILKLEDCLSPEEEVEELKEILLYDVIIMEGDKKGDKILVEFPIYREDAFNINVKEGDNVVLYHDIDEEGNEKYYVADKDKRNDIIYLAGLFVIITLAFSKFKGFKAMIALLLVVAFIYKVFIPGIIVGYSPILLSVITALFASIVTIYLMTGFNSKGIIAILGAIGGVLMAGVLSFIFVNSMRLTGYVTTEALNYASMLQNIKIKEVISAGVILGSMGAVMDVAMSISSALNEIKEKNQTIHGKELFLSGMRIGSDIIGTMINTLILAYIGSSLMTTIFIYLQKSQYPLIRILNFESIVVEILRAFCGSIGILVAVPITAYVASKIYSKK; this is encoded by the coding sequence ATGAAAAAGTTTTTATTACTAGTGTTGATGATATATTCATTATTTTCTATGACAGTATATTCTCAAGAAGAATACATAAAAGGAAAAATATTAAAATTAGAAGATTGTCTTTCACCAGAAGAAGAAGTTGAAGAATTAAAGGAGATACTTCTTTATGATGTAATTATAATGGAAGGGGATAAAAAAGGAGATAAAATTCTTGTAGAGTTCCCTATTTATAGAGAAGATGCTTTTAATATAAATGTAAAAGAAGGTGATAATGTAGTTCTTTACCATGATATTGATGAAGAGGGAAATGAGAAGTATTATGTAGCTGATAAAGATAAAAGAAATGACATAATATATCTAGCAGGGCTTTTTGTAATAATAACATTAGCTTTTTCAAAATTTAAAGGGTTTAAAGCTATGATAGCTCTTCTTCTTGTAGTAGCATTTATTTATAAAGTTTTTATCCCAGGTATAATAGTTGGATATTCCCCAATTCTATTATCAGTTATAACAGCACTTTTTGCTTCTATTGTAACTATATATCTTATGACAGGATTTAATAGTAAAGGTATAATAGCCATATTAGGTGCAATAGGTGGAGTACTAATGGCAGGAGTATTATCTTTTATATTTGTAAATTCAATGAGATTGACAGGATATGTAACAACTGAAGCTTTAAATTATGCTTCAATGTTACAGAATATAAAAATAAAAGAAGTGATATCTGCTGGGGTTATATTGGGAAGTATGGGAGCTGTAATGGATGTAGCTATGTCTATTTCTTCAGCATTAAATGAAATAAAGGAAAAAAATCAGACTATACACGGAAAAGAACTTTTTCTTTCAGGAATGAGAATAGGAAGTGATATAATAGGAACAATGATAAATACACTTATTCTTGCCTATATAGGAAGCAGTCTTATGACTACTATCTTTATATATTTACAGAAGAGCCAATACCCTCTTATAAGGATATTAAACTTTGAATC